Proteins encoded in a region of the Neodiprion virginianus isolate iyNeoVirg1 chromosome 2, iyNeoVirg1.1, whole genome shotgun sequence genome:
- the LOC124298875 gene encoding kazrin isoform X2, translating to MCGRRWADTMNFLDVLDARFSAIKRGLCYRIKWILWFMNANILSIALKSLNRLNKEGEAFLPLEDDVTPHPTLALMRRILADAQAKLRVMVDENAATGARLDGELERARGECATLRGELREVRGALVLNNSSGGTTGANLNPPQDGEAQIQEDLKRLSAGSSPVDKRSSASDKSASPIEKRASPVDKKERTSPIDRRTSPIERHNNGSPCRSPSEKNRRPCAPALEKTRLGGSGGSVDSRSGSASPDRGFSTRGSFLHRGNSERSSIERLRITTGRVAKDVADQDKERSDMGDSDVRGDDDEPPGPAPSSRPNSPTSSHAGIIGDPVVASRLSNIHGANSGPIEVASARRLRLENERLVAEVARLRRLLLSGAGRGEVGDEEVALGEEGRVVALEMELQLAREALQVLKADRKRLKAEKFDLLNQMKDLYVTLEDKERELRDFIRNYEQMRESEAKLGRLQQQGALGGGPGDERERERERERERWSLLRAARDEADRSLSLAASLADKEAALLHAHATIQELKRQLIERGGSVGTCLSDQESLVSFPRGSVNGAATPGAGSSSGSGIPHLTSQQPLGVTELGVVCGVGGTAGGGAAGGGGQAGDRGSCSADSGVRGSSDRESGGATSVGGNLSDSTTDGTPTITVEGSGLDMDNISVVSSVAPPHMYQSATTPKDCSPTLSPLNAFSRSMDNSSLSRSVEQLSSPMESEPRRNKHPPPVVAPSAHSRSSATRGGPWGSISRVFTRTRHRKTTNTNPGNEASETFDPYRSWSPLTEEGYAEKLRLLREAASVPMERWRAPTVLAWLEVALGMSQYGPRCAENVKSGKVLLELNDAELDAGLGVTHPLHRKKLRLAIEEHRHPSLVRYPCIAQLGHTWVSSEWLPDLGLAQYSESFATNMVDARMLDHLSKKELEKLLGVTRKSHQASIVHGIHLLRMLNYDRQALAVRRHQCEQVDADPLVWTNQRFIRWARNIDLTEYAENLKDSGVHGALVVLEPSFTGEMMATALGIPPAKHMIRRHLTAELEALVLPARGQLEVVPRGSIGSRPVSTVSAGGSLGRGNRAFHLQHHQSSLSALHMAANHNSNTVDRRRSSLRLSWRSSQGSLSRALGLRPRSEKASPSSSSDTGSLASQCQYVHHGSIGSRGSSPPPPQLPPRPSSGKRHRRVKSISDIEYISSVAVSTPV from the exons gcGAAACTCCGCGTGATGGTGGACGAGAACGCAGCCACGGGTGCCCGGCTTGACGGTGAGCTGGAACGAGCACGAGGCGAATGCGCGACGCTGAGAGGAGAGCTTCGCGAAGTCAGGGGTGCCTTGGTCCTGAACAACTCGAGCGGCGGTACCACCGGTGCTAACCTAAATCCCCCCCAAGACGGCGAGGCGCAAATACAGGAAGATCTTAAACGACTTAGCGCCGGAAGCAGCCCCGTTGATAAGCGAAGCTCAGCCAGCGACAAATCCGCCAGTCCAATCGAGAAGAGGGCGAGTCCAGTCGACAAAAAGGAACGCACTAGTCCCATAGACAGAAGGACGAGTCCCATAG AGAGGCACAATAATGGCTCGCCGTGCCGCAGCCCCAGCGAGAAAAATCGACGGCCTTGCGCCCCTGCCCTGGAGAAAACGCGGTTGGGTGGTTCGGGCGGGAGCGTAGATTCGAGGTCTGGAAGCGCCAGTCCTGACCGAGGATTTTCTACAAGGGGTAGTTTCCTGCACAGAGGGAACAGCGAACGTTCAAGCATCGAAAGGCTCCGCATCACCACGGGGCGTGTCGCTAAGGACGTTGCTGATCAGGACAAAGAAAGATCAGACATGGGGGACAGCGACGTGCGTGGTGACGATGATGAGCCGCCGGGACCCGCGCCTAGCAGTCGGCCAAACTCACCGACTAGTTCTCACG CAGGCATAATTGGCGATCCTGTCGTGGCATCCCGGCTCTCAAACATACACGGTGCAAACAGCGGTCCAATCGAAGTCGCAAGTGCCAGAAGGCTTCGCTTGGAGAACGAGAGGCTGGTGGCGGAAGTAGCGAGATTAAGGCGGCTCCTCTTGAGTGGCGCGGGTCGTGGCGAGGTCGGCGACGAAGAAGTCGCCCTCGGCGAAGAGGGGCGAGTCGTGGCTTTGGAAATGGAGCTTCAGCTGGCCCGCGAGGCACTCCAGGTCCTGAAAGCAGATCGCAAGCGTTTGAAGGCCGAGAAATTCGATCTTCTTAATCAAATGAAGGATCTGTACGTGACCCTCGAGGACAAAGAACGAGAACTTCGCGACTTTATACGAAACTACGAACAG ATGCGAGAGAGCGAGGCGAAACTTGGCCGTTTGCAGCAACAAGGAGCTCTGGGTGGTGGACCAGGCGacgagagagagcgagagagagagcgggAGAGAGAGCGATGGAGTCTCTTGAGAGCGGCGAGGGATGAGGCGGACCGAAGTCTCAGCTTGGCTGCCAGTCTTGCCGACAAAGAAGCGGCCCTGCTGCACGCCCACGCGACTATACAAGAG CTCAAGCGGCAGCTGATAGAGAGGGGCGGGAGCGTCGGGACCTGTCTCAGCGATCAGGAATCGCTGGTATCGTTTCCTCGAGGAAGCGTCAACGGCGCCGCAACCCCAGGTGCCGGGAGCAGCAGCGGAAGTGGTATCCCGCATTTGACCTCGCAACAGCCTCTGGGGGTCACGGAATTAGGGGTAGTTTGCGGCGTGGGCGGGACTGCCGGGGGCGGTGCTGCCGGTGGTGGAGGTCAAGCTGGCGACCGAGGAAGCTGCAGCGCTGACAGCGGGGTGCGAGGTTCCAGCGACCGCGAAAGCGGGGGTGCGACCAGCGTTGGTGGAAATTTATCCGACTCGACGACCGACG GGACGCCAACTATTACTGTTGAAGGGAGTGGTCTCGACATGGACAACATCTCCGTGGTGTCTTCGGTTGCGCCACCTCACATGTATCAAT CAGCTACCACGCCCAAGGATTGCAGCCCAACTTTGTCACCCTTGAACGCGTTCTCAAGGTCAATGGACAATTCCTCGTTGTCTCGGTCGGTGGAACAACTTTCAAGCCCAATGGAGTCCGAACCCAGACGGAACAAACATCCACCTCCCGTTGTCGCACCCTCTGCGCACTCAAGGTCTTCGGCTACGCGGGGAGGACCCTGGGGTTCGATTTCAAG GGTGTTCACCCGGACACGGCACCGGAAAACTACTAATACCAATCCCGGGAACGAGGCCTCGGAAACATTCGACCCGTACAGATCGTGGTCGCCACTGACCGAGGAAGGCTACGCCGAGAAGCTGCGGCTCCTGAGGGAAGCTGCGTCTGTCCCCATGGAAAGATGGAGAGCACCGACGGTCCTGGCATGGCTCGAGGTCGCCCTGGGAATGTCCCAGTACGGACCGCGGTGCGCGGAAAACGTCAAGTCCGGAAAA GTGCTGCTGGAGCTGAACGATGCTGAGCTAGACGCCGGTCTCGGGGTCACTCATCCTTTGCACAGAAAGAAGCTTAGGCTAGCGATCGAGGAACACCGCCATCCGAGTTTGGTGCGATACCCTTGCATAGCTCAGCTCGGCCACACCTGGGTAAGCTCCGAATGGTTGCCGGACTTGGGCCTCGCTCAATACTCGGAGAGCTTCGCGACGAACATGGTCGACGCCAGGATGCTGGACCACCTGAGCAAGAAGGAGCTCGAAAAGTTGCTGGGCGTTACGCGAAAGTCTCATCAAGCCAGTATCGTTCACGGTATTCATCTGCTTCGCATGCTGAACTACGATAGGCAG GCACTGGCGGTAAGGAGACACCAGTGTGAACAGGTGGACGCAGACCCATTGGTTTGGACCAATCAGAGGTTTATTAGGTGGGCACGAAATATCGATTTAACCGAATACGCCGAGAACTTGAAAG ACTCGGGTGTTCACGGCGCTCTCGTTGTTCTGGAGCCGTCATTCACAGGCGAGATGATGGCCACTGCTCTAGGAATCCCACCAGCGAAACACATGATCCGACGACATCTGACCGCCGAACTTGAAGCTTTGGTACTCCCCGCCAG AGGTCAACTGGAGGTCGTCCCCAGGGGAAGCATCGGGAGCAGACCGGTTAGCACCGTCAGCGCCGGCGGAAGCCTGGGTCGTGGAAACCGAGCCTTTCATCTCCAGCATCACCAGAGCTCCCTATCAGCCCTTCACATGGCGGCTAACCATAACAGCAACACGGTCGACCGTCGCAGATCCAGTTTAAGG TTGTCATGGAGGAGCTCTCAG GGATCACTGAGCCGAGCCCTCGGTCTTCGTCCTCGCAGCGAAAAGGCATCCCCGTCGTCATCGTCGGACACCGGAAGTCTCGCGAGCCAGTGTCAGTACGTTCACCACGGGAGCATCGGGAGCCGAGGATCGTCGCCACCTCCTCCTCAACTACCGCCGAGACCGTCGTCCGGTAAACGGCATCGTCGAGTCAAAAGCATCAGCGACATCGAGTACATAAGCAGCGTCGCCGTCAGCACCCCCGTCTGA
- the LOC124298875 gene encoding uncharacterized protein LOC124298875 isoform X10: protein MCGRRWADTMNFLDVLDARFSAIKRGLCYRIKWILWFMNANILSIALKSLNRLNKEGEAFLPLEDDVTPHPTLALMRRILADAQAKLRVMVDENAATGARLDGELERARGECATLRGELREVRGALVLNNSSGGTTGANLNPPQDGEAQIQEDLKRLSAGSSPVDKRSSASDKSASPIEKRASPVDKKERTSPIDRRTSPIERHNNGSPCRSPSEKNRRPCAPALEKTRLGGSGGSVDSRSGSASPDRGFSTRGSFLHRGNSERSSIERLRITTGRVAKDVADQDKERSDMGDSDVRGDDDEPPGPAPSSRPNSPTSSHAGIIGDPVVASRLSNIHGANSGPIEVASARRLRLENERLVAEVARLRRLLLSGAGRGEVGDEEVALGEEGRVVALEMELQLAREALQVLKADRKRLKAEKFDLLNQMKDLYVTLEDKERELRDFIRNYEQLKRQLIERGGSVGTCLSDQESLVSFPRGSVNGAATPGAGSSSGSGIPHLTSQQPLGVTELGVVCGVGGTAGGGAAGGGGQAGDRGSCSADSGVRGSSDRESGGATSVGGNLSDSTTDGTPTITVEGSGLDMDNISVVSSVAPPHMYQSATTPKDCSPTLSPLNAFSRSMDNSSLSRSVEQLSSPMESEPRRNKHPPPVVAPSAHSRSSATRGGPWGSISRVFTRTRHRKTTNTNPGNEASETFDPYRSWSPLTEEGYAEKLRLLREAASVPMERWRAPTVLAWLEVALGMSQYGPRCAENVKSGKVLLELNDAELDAGLGVTHPLHRKKLRLAIEEHRHPSLVRYPCIAQLGHTWVSSEWLPDLGLAQYSESFATNMVDARMLDHLSKKELEKLLGVTRKSHQASIVHGIHLLRMLNYDRQALAVRRHQCEQVDADPLVWTNQRFIRWARNIDLTEYAENLKDSGVHGALVVLEPSFTGEMMATALGIPPAKHMIRRHLTAELEALVLPARGQLEVVPRGSIGSRPVSTVSAGGSLGRGNRAFHLQHHQSSLSALHMAANHNSNTVDRRRSSLRLSWRSSQGSLSRALGLRPRSEKASPSSSSDTGSLASQCQYVHHGSIGSRGSSPPPPQLPPRPSSGKRHRRVKSISDIEYISSVAVSTPV, encoded by the exons gcGAAACTCCGCGTGATGGTGGACGAGAACGCAGCCACGGGTGCCCGGCTTGACGGTGAGCTGGAACGAGCACGAGGCGAATGCGCGACGCTGAGAGGAGAGCTTCGCGAAGTCAGGGGTGCCTTGGTCCTGAACAACTCGAGCGGCGGTACCACCGGTGCTAACCTAAATCCCCCCCAAGACGGCGAGGCGCAAATACAGGAAGATCTTAAACGACTTAGCGCCGGAAGCAGCCCCGTTGATAAGCGAAGCTCAGCCAGCGACAAATCCGCCAGTCCAATCGAGAAGAGGGCGAGTCCAGTCGACAAAAAGGAACGCACTAGTCCCATAGACAGAAGGACGAGTCCCATAG AGAGGCACAATAATGGCTCGCCGTGCCGCAGCCCCAGCGAGAAAAATCGACGGCCTTGCGCCCCTGCCCTGGAGAAAACGCGGTTGGGTGGTTCGGGCGGGAGCGTAGATTCGAGGTCTGGAAGCGCCAGTCCTGACCGAGGATTTTCTACAAGGGGTAGTTTCCTGCACAGAGGGAACAGCGAACGTTCAAGCATCGAAAGGCTCCGCATCACCACGGGGCGTGTCGCTAAGGACGTTGCTGATCAGGACAAAGAAAGATCAGACATGGGGGACAGCGACGTGCGTGGTGACGATGATGAGCCGCCGGGACCCGCGCCTAGCAGTCGGCCAAACTCACCGACTAGTTCTCACG CAGGCATAATTGGCGATCCTGTCGTGGCATCCCGGCTCTCAAACATACACGGTGCAAACAGCGGTCCAATCGAAGTCGCAAGTGCCAGAAGGCTTCGCTTGGAGAACGAGAGGCTGGTGGCGGAAGTAGCGAGATTAAGGCGGCTCCTCTTGAGTGGCGCGGGTCGTGGCGAGGTCGGCGACGAAGAAGTCGCCCTCGGCGAAGAGGGGCGAGTCGTGGCTTTGGAAATGGAGCTTCAGCTGGCCCGCGAGGCACTCCAGGTCCTGAAAGCAGATCGCAAGCGTTTGAAGGCCGAGAAATTCGATCTTCTTAATCAAATGAAGGATCTGTACGTGACCCTCGAGGACAAAGAACGAGAACTTCGCGACTTTATACGAAACTACGAACAG CTCAAGCGGCAGCTGATAGAGAGGGGCGGGAGCGTCGGGACCTGTCTCAGCGATCAGGAATCGCTGGTATCGTTTCCTCGAGGAAGCGTCAACGGCGCCGCAACCCCAGGTGCCGGGAGCAGCAGCGGAAGTGGTATCCCGCATTTGACCTCGCAACAGCCTCTGGGGGTCACGGAATTAGGGGTAGTTTGCGGCGTGGGCGGGACTGCCGGGGGCGGTGCTGCCGGTGGTGGAGGTCAAGCTGGCGACCGAGGAAGCTGCAGCGCTGACAGCGGGGTGCGAGGTTCCAGCGACCGCGAAAGCGGGGGTGCGACCAGCGTTGGTGGAAATTTATCCGACTCGACGACCGACG GGACGCCAACTATTACTGTTGAAGGGAGTGGTCTCGACATGGACAACATCTCCGTGGTGTCTTCGGTTGCGCCACCTCACATGTATCAAT CAGCTACCACGCCCAAGGATTGCAGCCCAACTTTGTCACCCTTGAACGCGTTCTCAAGGTCAATGGACAATTCCTCGTTGTCTCGGTCGGTGGAACAACTTTCAAGCCCAATGGAGTCCGAACCCAGACGGAACAAACATCCACCTCCCGTTGTCGCACCCTCTGCGCACTCAAGGTCTTCGGCTACGCGGGGAGGACCCTGGGGTTCGATTTCAAG GGTGTTCACCCGGACACGGCACCGGAAAACTACTAATACCAATCCCGGGAACGAGGCCTCGGAAACATTCGACCCGTACAGATCGTGGTCGCCACTGACCGAGGAAGGCTACGCCGAGAAGCTGCGGCTCCTGAGGGAAGCTGCGTCTGTCCCCATGGAAAGATGGAGAGCACCGACGGTCCTGGCATGGCTCGAGGTCGCCCTGGGAATGTCCCAGTACGGACCGCGGTGCGCGGAAAACGTCAAGTCCGGAAAA GTGCTGCTGGAGCTGAACGATGCTGAGCTAGACGCCGGTCTCGGGGTCACTCATCCTTTGCACAGAAAGAAGCTTAGGCTAGCGATCGAGGAACACCGCCATCCGAGTTTGGTGCGATACCCTTGCATAGCTCAGCTCGGCCACACCTGGGTAAGCTCCGAATGGTTGCCGGACTTGGGCCTCGCTCAATACTCGGAGAGCTTCGCGACGAACATGGTCGACGCCAGGATGCTGGACCACCTGAGCAAGAAGGAGCTCGAAAAGTTGCTGGGCGTTACGCGAAAGTCTCATCAAGCCAGTATCGTTCACGGTATTCATCTGCTTCGCATGCTGAACTACGATAGGCAG GCACTGGCGGTAAGGAGACACCAGTGTGAACAGGTGGACGCAGACCCATTGGTTTGGACCAATCAGAGGTTTATTAGGTGGGCACGAAATATCGATTTAACCGAATACGCCGAGAACTTGAAAG ACTCGGGTGTTCACGGCGCTCTCGTTGTTCTGGAGCCGTCATTCACAGGCGAGATGATGGCCACTGCTCTAGGAATCCCACCAGCGAAACACATGATCCGACGACATCTGACCGCCGAACTTGAAGCTTTGGTACTCCCCGCCAG AGGTCAACTGGAGGTCGTCCCCAGGGGAAGCATCGGGAGCAGACCGGTTAGCACCGTCAGCGCCGGCGGAAGCCTGGGTCGTGGAAACCGAGCCTTTCATCTCCAGCATCACCAGAGCTCCCTATCAGCCCTTCACATGGCGGCTAACCATAACAGCAACACGGTCGACCGTCGCAGATCCAGTTTAAGG TTGTCATGGAGGAGCTCTCAG GGATCACTGAGCCGAGCCCTCGGTCTTCGTCCTCGCAGCGAAAAGGCATCCCCGTCGTCATCGTCGGACACCGGAAGTCTCGCGAGCCAGTGTCAGTACGTTCACCACGGGAGCATCGGGAGCCGAGGATCGTCGCCACCTCCTCCTCAACTACCGCCGAGACCGTCGTCCGGTAAACGGCATCGTCGAGTCAAAAGCATCAGCGACATCGAGTACATAAGCAGCGTCGCCGTCAGCACCCCCGTCTGA
- the LOC124298875 gene encoding kazrin isoform X5, with protein sequence MCGRRWADTMNFLDVLDARFSAIKRGLCYRIKWILWFMNANILSIALKSLNRLNKEGEAFLPLEDDVTPHPTLALMRRILADAQAKLRVMVDENAATGARLDGELERARGECATLRGELREVRGALVLNNSSGGTTGANLNPPQDGEAQIQEDLKRLSAGSSPVDKRSSASDKSASPIEKRASPVDKKERTSPIDRRTSPIERHNNGSPCRSPSEKNRRPCAPALEKTRLGGSGGSVDSRSGSASPDRGFSTRGSFLHRGNSERSSIERLRITTGRVAKDVADQDKERSDMGDSDVRGDDDEPPGPAPSSRPNSPTSSHAGIIGDPVVASRLSNIHGANSGPIEVASARRLRLENERLVAEVARLRRLLLSGAGRGEVGDEEVALGEEGRVVALEMELQLAREALQVLKADRKRLKAEKFDLLNQMKDLYVTLEDKERELRDFIRNYEQRMRESEAKLGRLQQQGALGGGPGDERERERERERERWSLLRAARDEADRSLSLAASLADKEAALLHAHATIQELKRQLIERGGSVGTCLSDQESLVSFPRGSVNGAATPGAGSSSGSGIPHLTSQQPLGVTELGVVCGVGGTAGGGAAGGGGQAGDRGSCSADSGVRGSSDRESGGATSVGGNLSDSTTDGTPTITVEGSGLDMDNISVVSSVAPPHMYQSATTPKDCSPTLSPLNAFSRSMDNSSLSRSVEQLSSPMESEPRRNKHPPPVVAPSAHSRSSATRGGPWGSISRVFTRTRHRKTTNTNPGNEASETFDPYRSWSPLTEEGYAEKLRLLREAASVPMERWRAPTVLAWLEVALGMSQYGPRCAENVKSGKVLLELNDAELDAGLGVTHPLHRKKLRLAIEEHRHPSLVRYPCIAQLGHTWVSSEWLPDLGLAQYSESFATNMVDARMLDHLSKKELEKLLGVTRKSHQASIVHGIHLLRMLNYDRQALAVRRHQCEQVDADPLVWTNQRFIRWARNIDLTEYAENLKDSGVHGALVVLEPSFTGEMMATALGIPPAKHMIRRHLTAELEALVLPARGQLEVVPRGSIGSRPVSTVSAGGSLGRGNRAFHLQHHQSSLSALHMAANHNSNTVDRRRSSLRGSLSRALGLRPRSEKASPSSSSDTGSLASQCQYVHHGSIGSRGSSPPPPQLPPRPSSGKRHRRVKSISDIEYISSVAVSTPV encoded by the exons gcGAAACTCCGCGTGATGGTGGACGAGAACGCAGCCACGGGTGCCCGGCTTGACGGTGAGCTGGAACGAGCACGAGGCGAATGCGCGACGCTGAGAGGAGAGCTTCGCGAAGTCAGGGGTGCCTTGGTCCTGAACAACTCGAGCGGCGGTACCACCGGTGCTAACCTAAATCCCCCCCAAGACGGCGAGGCGCAAATACAGGAAGATCTTAAACGACTTAGCGCCGGAAGCAGCCCCGTTGATAAGCGAAGCTCAGCCAGCGACAAATCCGCCAGTCCAATCGAGAAGAGGGCGAGTCCAGTCGACAAAAAGGAACGCACTAGTCCCATAGACAGAAGGACGAGTCCCATAG AGAGGCACAATAATGGCTCGCCGTGCCGCAGCCCCAGCGAGAAAAATCGACGGCCTTGCGCCCCTGCCCTGGAGAAAACGCGGTTGGGTGGTTCGGGCGGGAGCGTAGATTCGAGGTCTGGAAGCGCCAGTCCTGACCGAGGATTTTCTACAAGGGGTAGTTTCCTGCACAGAGGGAACAGCGAACGTTCAAGCATCGAAAGGCTCCGCATCACCACGGGGCGTGTCGCTAAGGACGTTGCTGATCAGGACAAAGAAAGATCAGACATGGGGGACAGCGACGTGCGTGGTGACGATGATGAGCCGCCGGGACCCGCGCCTAGCAGTCGGCCAAACTCACCGACTAGTTCTCACG CAGGCATAATTGGCGATCCTGTCGTGGCATCCCGGCTCTCAAACATACACGGTGCAAACAGCGGTCCAATCGAAGTCGCAAGTGCCAGAAGGCTTCGCTTGGAGAACGAGAGGCTGGTGGCGGAAGTAGCGAGATTAAGGCGGCTCCTCTTGAGTGGCGCGGGTCGTGGCGAGGTCGGCGACGAAGAAGTCGCCCTCGGCGAAGAGGGGCGAGTCGTGGCTTTGGAAATGGAGCTTCAGCTGGCCCGCGAGGCACTCCAGGTCCTGAAAGCAGATCGCAAGCGTTTGAAGGCCGAGAAATTCGATCTTCTTAATCAAATGAAGGATCTGTACGTGACCCTCGAGGACAAAGAACGAGAACTTCGCGACTTTATACGAAACTACGAACAG CGGATGCGAGAGAGCGAGGCGAAACTTGGCCGTTTGCAGCAACAAGGAGCTCTGGGTGGTGGACCAGGCGacgagagagagcgagagagagagcgggAGAGAGAGCGATGGAGTCTCTTGAGAGCGGCGAGGGATGAGGCGGACCGAAGTCTCAGCTTGGCTGCCAGTCTTGCCGACAAAGAAGCGGCCCTGCTGCACGCCCACGCGACTATACAAGAG CTCAAGCGGCAGCTGATAGAGAGGGGCGGGAGCGTCGGGACCTGTCTCAGCGATCAGGAATCGCTGGTATCGTTTCCTCGAGGAAGCGTCAACGGCGCCGCAACCCCAGGTGCCGGGAGCAGCAGCGGAAGTGGTATCCCGCATTTGACCTCGCAACAGCCTCTGGGGGTCACGGAATTAGGGGTAGTTTGCGGCGTGGGCGGGACTGCCGGGGGCGGTGCTGCCGGTGGTGGAGGTCAAGCTGGCGACCGAGGAAGCTGCAGCGCTGACAGCGGGGTGCGAGGTTCCAGCGACCGCGAAAGCGGGGGTGCGACCAGCGTTGGTGGAAATTTATCCGACTCGACGACCGACG GGACGCCAACTATTACTGTTGAAGGGAGTGGTCTCGACATGGACAACATCTCCGTGGTGTCTTCGGTTGCGCCACCTCACATGTATCAAT CAGCTACCACGCCCAAGGATTGCAGCCCAACTTTGTCACCCTTGAACGCGTTCTCAAGGTCAATGGACAATTCCTCGTTGTCTCGGTCGGTGGAACAACTTTCAAGCCCAATGGAGTCCGAACCCAGACGGAACAAACATCCACCTCCCGTTGTCGCACCCTCTGCGCACTCAAGGTCTTCGGCTACGCGGGGAGGACCCTGGGGTTCGATTTCAAG GGTGTTCACCCGGACACGGCACCGGAAAACTACTAATACCAATCCCGGGAACGAGGCCTCGGAAACATTCGACCCGTACAGATCGTGGTCGCCACTGACCGAGGAAGGCTACGCCGAGAAGCTGCGGCTCCTGAGGGAAGCTGCGTCTGTCCCCATGGAAAGATGGAGAGCACCGACGGTCCTGGCATGGCTCGAGGTCGCCCTGGGAATGTCCCAGTACGGACCGCGGTGCGCGGAAAACGTCAAGTCCGGAAAA GTGCTGCTGGAGCTGAACGATGCTGAGCTAGACGCCGGTCTCGGGGTCACTCATCCTTTGCACAGAAAGAAGCTTAGGCTAGCGATCGAGGAACACCGCCATCCGAGTTTGGTGCGATACCCTTGCATAGCTCAGCTCGGCCACACCTGGGTAAGCTCCGAATGGTTGCCGGACTTGGGCCTCGCTCAATACTCGGAGAGCTTCGCGACGAACATGGTCGACGCCAGGATGCTGGACCACCTGAGCAAGAAGGAGCTCGAAAAGTTGCTGGGCGTTACGCGAAAGTCTCATCAAGCCAGTATCGTTCACGGTATTCATCTGCTTCGCATGCTGAACTACGATAGGCAG GCACTGGCGGTAAGGAGACACCAGTGTGAACAGGTGGACGCAGACCCATTGGTTTGGACCAATCAGAGGTTTATTAGGTGGGCACGAAATATCGATTTAACCGAATACGCCGAGAACTTGAAAG ACTCGGGTGTTCACGGCGCTCTCGTTGTTCTGGAGCCGTCATTCACAGGCGAGATGATGGCCACTGCTCTAGGAATCCCACCAGCGAAACACATGATCCGACGACATCTGACCGCCGAACTTGAAGCTTTGGTACTCCCCGCCAG AGGTCAACTGGAGGTCGTCCCCAGGGGAAGCATCGGGAGCAGACCGGTTAGCACCGTCAGCGCCGGCGGAAGCCTGGGTCGTGGAAACCGAGCCTTTCATCTCCAGCATCACCAGAGCTCCCTATCAGCCCTTCACATGGCGGCTAACCATAACAGCAACACGGTCGACCGTCGCAGATCCAGTTTAAGG GGATCACTGAGCCGAGCCCTCGGTCTTCGTCCTCGCAGCGAAAAGGCATCCCCGTCGTCATCGTCGGACACCGGAAGTCTCGCGAGCCAGTGTCAGTACGTTCACCACGGGAGCATCGGGAGCCGAGGATCGTCGCCACCTCCTCCTCAACTACCGCCGAGACCGTCGTCCGGTAAACGGCATCGTCGAGTCAAAAGCATCAGCGACATCGAGTACATAAGCAGCGTCGCCGTCAGCACCCCCGTCTGA